The Hymenobacter baengnokdamensis genome includes a region encoding these proteins:
- a CDS encoding SDR family oxidoreductase, translated as MYEIPFTDQPITELSFLVTGGAGFIGSNLVEYLLKHSAKKVRVLDNFSNGFRKNLRLFEGNAALEVQEGDIRDREACARAVQGIDIVLHQAALGSVPRSINDPVTTDEVNVGGFVKMLFAAKEAGIKRFVYAASSSTYGDHPGLPKVEDRIGKPLSPYAVTKYANELYADVFARTYGMEIIGLRYFNIFGPRQDPGGAYAAVIPLFIDAILENNAPTLNGDGGQTRDFTFVANCVQANIRAALTTNPEAVNQVYNIAVGDRTSLVQLYDILREEAHSDLAPRFGPDRAGDIRDSLADITKAETRLGYAPQVRIREGLQKTLSWFKDNQDFIKERN; from the coding sequence ATGTACGAAATCCCTTTTACCGACCAGCCCATCACCGAACTCAGCTTCCTCGTCACGGGCGGCGCGGGTTTTATCGGCTCCAATCTGGTTGAATACCTGCTGAAGCACAGCGCGAAAAAGGTGCGGGTGCTGGATAATTTCTCCAACGGCTTCCGCAAAAACCTGCGTTTATTTGAAGGCAACGCGGCGCTGGAGGTGCAGGAGGGCGATATCCGCGACCGTGAAGCCTGCGCGCGCGCCGTGCAGGGTATCGACATTGTACTGCACCAAGCGGCGCTGGGCTCGGTGCCGCGCTCCATCAACGACCCCGTGACGACCGATGAGGTAAACGTGGGCGGCTTTGTAAAAATGCTGTTTGCGGCCAAGGAAGCCGGCATCAAGCGCTTCGTGTACGCGGCTTCGTCGTCGACCTACGGCGACCATCCCGGCTTGCCCAAGGTGGAGGACCGCATCGGTAAGCCGCTCTCGCCCTACGCCGTCACCAAGTATGCCAATGAGCTGTATGCCGACGTATTTGCCCGTACCTACGGCATGGAAATTATCGGCCTGCGCTACTTCAATATCTTTGGCCCGCGCCAGGACCCGGGCGGCGCGTATGCGGCAGTTATTCCGCTGTTTATCGACGCCATTCTGGAAAATAATGCCCCCACGCTCAACGGCGACGGTGGCCAGACCCGCGACTTTACCTTCGTGGCTAACTGCGTGCAGGCCAACATCCGGGCGGCGCTCACCACCAATCCGGAAGCGGTGAATCAGGTATATAATATCGCCGTGGGCGACCGTACCTCGCTGGTGCAGCTATACGATATCCTGCGCGAAGAAGCCCACTCGGACCTGGCTCCCAGGTTTGGCCCCGACCGTGCCGGCGATATCCGCGACTCACTGGCCGACATCACGAAGGCCGAAACCCGACTGGGCTACGCGCCGCAGGTGCGCATCCGCGAAGGCCTGCAAAAAACCTTGTCGTGGTTTAAAGACAACCAGGATTTTATCAAAGAGCGCAACTAA
- the hemA gene encoding glutamyl-tRNA reductase, whose protein sequence is MSHPFKAVSLSFRNAPLAIRELLALDEAACRRFLEQLRTELYLSDLLVLSTCNRTEIYYAHEDDHSAAIIRALGQLKHRPDALSFAPYFDLFADADSATRHLFEVALGLDAQVVGDMQIINQVKNAYQWTADADAAGPFLHRLLHTIFFANKRVQQETSFRDGAASMSYAALELVEELTADVASPRVLVVGLGEIGSDVCRHLADSRSFGSVTLCNRTRARAEELAAEFAPGRLRIADFENLTEALREADVIISSINRETPFFTHSLVAHLDVLSYKFFIDLAVPRSVAAEVEQVPGVLVYNVDAIQSKASAALEQRLAAVPQVQAIIAESLVDFADWSREMLVSPLIQRMKASLEQLRQQELDRFQKKATPAEVKLLDEATRAFMQKVLKQHVLHLKAACRRDEAEQLLPLLTDIFDLEQQPVRA, encoded by the coding sequence ATGTCCCATCCGTTTAAGGCTGTCAGTTTATCTTTCCGGAATGCCCCTCTTGCTATTCGCGAGCTGCTGGCGCTGGATGAGGCCGCCTGCCGTCGCTTTTTAGAGCAGCTCCGTACCGAGCTGTACTTATCGGACCTGCTGGTGCTGAGCACCTGCAACCGCACCGAAATCTACTACGCCCACGAAGACGACCACTCGGCCGCCATTATACGGGCGCTGGGCCAGCTTAAGCACCGCCCCGATGCGCTAAGCTTTGCCCCGTATTTCGACCTGTTTGCGGATGCCGACTCGGCCACCCGCCACCTGTTCGAAGTGGCCCTGGGGCTCGATGCGCAGGTAGTGGGTGATATGCAGATTATCAATCAGGTAAAAAACGCCTACCAGTGGACGGCCGATGCCGACGCGGCGGGGCCATTTTTGCACCGGTTGCTGCACACTATCTTTTTTGCCAATAAGCGCGTGCAGCAGGAAACCAGCTTCCGCGATGGGGCGGCTTCTATGAGCTACGCCGCCCTGGAGCTGGTGGAAGAGCTTACCGCCGATGTAGCGAGTCCGCGCGTGCTGGTGGTAGGGCTGGGCGAAATCGGGAGCGACGTATGCCGCCACCTGGCCGATAGCAGGAGCTTTGGCAGCGTGACGCTCTGCAACCGCACCCGCGCCCGCGCCGAGGAGCTGGCCGCCGAGTTTGCGCCCGGCCGCCTGCGCATTGCCGATTTCGAAAACCTGACCGAAGCGCTGCGCGAAGCCGATGTTATCATCTCATCCATCAACCGCGAAACGCCTTTCTTTACCCACAGTCTGGTTGCGCACCTCGATGTGCTGAGCTACAAATTCTTTATCGACCTGGCCGTGCCGCGCTCCGTGGCCGCCGAGGTGGAGCAGGTGCCGGGCGTGCTCGTGTATAACGTAGATGCTATCCAGAGCAAGGCTTCGGCCGCGCTGGAGCAGCGGCTGGCGGCCGTGCCGCAGGTGCAGGCTATTATCGCCGAAAGCCTGGTAGACTTTGCCGACTGGAGCCGCGAGATGCTGGTATCGCCGCTTATTCAGCGCATGAAAGCGAGCCTCGAGCAGCTGCGCCAGCAAGAGCTCGACCGCTTCCAGAAAAAAGCTACCCCTGCGGAAGTGAAGCTACTCGACGAAGCTACGCGGGCCTTTATGCAGAAGGTATTGAAGCAGCATGTGCTGCACCTTAAAGCCGCTTGCCGCCGCGATGAGGCCGAGCAGCTCCTTCCTTTGCTTACGGATATCTTCGACCTGGAGCAGCAGCCTGTCAGGGCTTAA
- a CDS encoding ATP-binding protein, giving the protein MLPPLYDQKSRIKLLVLVMALLIAGATVIYTNVLVQRLSEREQSQIDLYAKTLRYIINTEDTKNLPFLQEQIIEANTTIPVILTDGENINDAKNLGLGTHLPAADSVRRMNEVLQEMQKRHPPIVIELAGGTRNYIFYQDSRLLRQLRTYPLAALAVIASLGIMAYISFSYSRRAEQNRVWVGLAKETAHQLGTPLSSLVGWQEYLRQSERFQDEPIVEELGKDIRRLEIITERFSNIGSVPVLKAENLYQTTRNAIAYLESRVSRKVKFTIETDLPLDTPACLNVPLFDWVVENICKNAVDAMDGRGSITLRLRRVKPRRQWWRRRAPHPQVAIDITDTGKGIPKNKLENVFMPGYTTKKRGWGLGLALARRIIENYHEGRLFVKWSEVGKGTTFRLVLNQ; this is encoded by the coding sequence ATGCTTCCTCCCCTTTACGACCAAAAATCGCGCATCAAGCTCTTGGTCTTGGTAATGGCCTTGCTTATTGCCGGGGCTACTGTTATTTATACCAACGTGCTCGTGCAGCGACTGTCGGAGCGCGAGCAGAGCCAGATTGACTTATACGCCAAAACGCTACGCTACATTATAAATACGGAAGACACTAAAAACCTGCCTTTTTTACAAGAGCAGATTATTGAAGCCAACACGACCATCCCGGTTATCCTGACTGATGGCGAGAATATTAACGATGCCAAGAACCTGGGGCTGGGTACGCACCTGCCAGCGGCCGACTCAGTGCGGCGGATGAATGAGGTATTGCAGGAAATGCAGAAACGCCACCCGCCCATTGTGATTGAGCTGGCGGGCGGCACGCGCAACTATATTTTCTATCAGGATTCGCGGCTGCTGCGGCAGCTGCGCACCTACCCGCTGGCAGCCCTGGCCGTTATCGCGTCCCTGGGCATTATGGCGTACATCTCGTTCAGCTATTCGCGGCGGGCCGAGCAAAACCGGGTGTGGGTGGGCCTGGCCAAGGAAACGGCGCACCAGCTAGGTACGCCGCTCAGCTCGCTGGTGGGCTGGCAGGAGTATTTGCGGCAGTCCGAACGGTTTCAGGACGAGCCGATTGTAGAAGAGCTGGGCAAGGATATCCGACGGCTCGAAATCATTACCGAGCGCTTCAGCAATATCGGCTCGGTGCCGGTGCTCAAGGCCGAAAACCTGTACCAGACCACCCGCAACGCCATTGCCTATCTCGAAAGCCGGGTGTCGCGCAAGGTAAAATTCACCATCGAAACGGACCTCCCGCTCGATACGCCAGCCTGCCTCAACGTGCCGCTATTCGATTGGGTAGTCGAGAATATCTGCAAAAACGCCGTCGATGCTATGGATGGGCGCGGCTCCATCACGCTGCGGCTGCGCCGGGTAAAGCCCCGGCGGCAGTGGTGGCGCCGGCGCGCGCCCCACCCCCAGGTCGCCATCGATATTACCGATACCGGCAAAGGCATCCCTAAAAACAAGCTCGAAAACGTATTTATGCCCGGCTACACCACCAAAAAGCGCGGCTGGGGCCTGGGCCTGGCGCTGGCCCGCCGCATCATCGAAAACTACCACGAGGGCCGTCTTTTCGTGAAGTGGAGCGAAGTGGGCAAAGGCACTACGTTCCGACTGGTGCTGAATCAGTAG
- a CDS encoding ArsR/SmtB family transcription factor: protein MKPLHSRVEAEQLDRAAAMLKVLSHPKRLAIVDLLGKSKTKDHQMSVTEIYQALDIPQAIASQHLITLKDRGVLKSSKLGTKIYYSLAVPQLLKIIDTLEDYSGRI from the coding sequence ATGAAACCTTTGCATTCCCGCGTTGAAGCTGAGCAGTTAGACCGCGCAGCCGCCATGCTCAAAGTGCTTTCGCACCCCAAGCGCCTCGCCATTGTTGACCTGCTTGGCAAAAGCAAGACCAAAGACCATCAGATGTCGGTAACCGAAATCTACCAGGCACTCGATATCCCTCAAGCTATTGCTTCGCAGCACCTTATCACGCTGAAAGACCGCGGTGTACTGAAGTCGAGCAAGCTGGGCACCAAAATCTACTACTCGCTGGCTGTTCCGCAGCTGTTGAAGATTATTGATACCCTGGAAGACTACTCAGGCCGTATCTAG
- the rfbA gene encoding glucose-1-phosphate thymidylyltransferase RfbA, whose translation MKGIILAGGSGTRLHPLTLAVSKQLMPVYDKPMVYYPLSILMMAGIREILIITTPHDQEQFKKLLGDGQSLGCDFQYVVQEVPNGLAQAFVLGADFIGQDKVALVLGDNIFHGEGMEELLKANNNPDGGVVYAYHVHDPERYGVVEFDANKVALSIEEKPTQPKSNYAVPGLYFYDNDVVEIARNLQPSPRGEYEITDVNREYLRRGKLKVGILGRGTAWLDTGTFESLMQAGEFVRVLEQRQGLKVGSIEEAAFRQGFIDAAQLRKIAAPLRKSGYGDYLMNLPDQLVMGA comes from the coding sequence ATGAAAGGCATTATCCTCGCCGGCGGCTCCGGCACCCGGCTGCATCCGCTCACCCTGGCAGTCTCGAAACAGCTTATGCCGGTGTATGATAAGCCGATGGTATATTACCCGTTGTCTATATTGATGATGGCTGGTATTCGGGAAATTCTTATCATTACCACACCCCACGACCAGGAGCAATTTAAAAAACTGCTTGGCGACGGCCAAAGCCTGGGCTGCGACTTTCAGTACGTAGTGCAGGAAGTGCCCAACGGCCTGGCGCAGGCCTTTGTGCTCGGGGCTGATTTTATTGGCCAGGACAAGGTGGCTTTGGTGCTGGGCGATAATATCTTCCACGGCGAAGGCATGGAGGAGCTACTCAAAGCCAATAACAATCCCGACGGCGGCGTGGTGTATGCTTACCATGTGCATGACCCCGAGCGCTACGGCGTAGTGGAGTTCGACGCCAATAAGGTAGCCCTCAGCATCGAGGAAAAGCCAACTCAGCCCAAGAGCAATTATGCCGTGCCGGGCCTGTATTTCTACGATAACGACGTAGTGGAGATTGCCCGTAACCTGCAGCCCAGCCCCCGTGGCGAATACGAAATCACGGACGTAAACCGCGAATATCTGCGCCGCGGCAAGCTAAAGGTGGGTATTCTGGGCCGGGGCACAGCCTGGCTCGATACCGGCACTTTCGAAAGTCTCATGCAGGCCGGCGAGTTTGTGCGGGTGCTGGAGCAGCGCCAGGGCCTCAAAGTGGGCTCTATCGAGGAAGCCGCTTTCCGCCAGGGCTTTATCGATGCCGCGCAGCTCCGCAAAATTGCGGCCCCGCTGCGCAAAAGCGGCTACGGCGATTATCTGATGAACCTGCCCGACCAATTGGTAATGGGTGCCTGA
- a CDS encoding FAD-dependent oxidoreductase produces MADYSSSAAEAAAEPLVIMGAGLIGSLLALYLARRGHPVQVFERLPDPRRQGLLGGRSINLALSDRGWRALAGVGVADDIRQVGIPMYRRVMHDGQGKLTFQPYGQENQAIYSINRGSLNCTLLDLAEQEPRVQLTFGQKLTGLDLPGRRLHLQDVASGHEQDVAYERLFGADGAFSAVRAALQRTDRTDYSQQYLEYGYKELTIAAGEAGSWQLEKNALHIWPRGNFLMIALPNPDGSFNATLFFPYEGDKSFAALQTPAEVAAFFAATFPDAVPLMPQLTNEFFDHPTGSLVTIRCFPWAYHDTVLLLGDAAHAIVPFYGQGMNAGFEDCTVLNQLLEQYGEANWGQVMAAFEHQRKPNTDAMADLALYNFVEMRDRVADPRFLLQKRIESKIAAQYPGQWVPLYSRVTFSPDTSYAEAWAAGQRQEAIMAQLMPHIQAEADYEKPEVQELVKQELSKK; encoded by the coding sequence ATGGCCGACTATTCATCTTCCGCAGCCGAGGCTGCGGCCGAGCCGCTGGTAATAATGGGGGCGGGGCTGATAGGCTCCCTGCTTGCCTTGTACCTGGCGCGGCGCGGCCACCCGGTGCAGGTATTTGAGCGCCTGCCCGACCCGCGCAGGCAGGGCTTGCTGGGCGGCCGCTCCATCAATCTGGCCCTCTCGGACCGGGGCTGGCGCGCGCTGGCCGGCGTGGGCGTGGCCGACGACATTCGGCAGGTAGGTATTCCGATGTACCGGCGCGTGATGCACGACGGGCAGGGAAAGCTCACGTTTCAGCCCTACGGGCAGGAAAACCAGGCCATCTATTCCATCAATCGCGGCAGCCTCAACTGTACCTTGCTCGACCTGGCCGAACAGGAGCCGCGTGTGCAGCTGACCTTCGGCCAGAAGCTGACCGGGCTCGACCTGCCGGGCCGCCGGCTGCACTTGCAGGATGTAGCCAGCGGGCACGAGCAGGATGTAGCCTACGAGCGGCTGTTTGGGGCCGACGGGGCTTTTTCGGCCGTGCGCGCCGCTTTGCAGCGCACCGACCGCACCGATTATTCGCAGCAGTATCTCGAATATGGCTATAAAGAGCTGACCATTGCCGCAGGGGAGGCCGGCAGCTGGCAGCTCGAAAAAAACGCGCTGCACATCTGGCCCAGGGGTAATTTTTTGATGATTGCCCTGCCCAACCCCGATGGCTCGTTTAATGCCACGCTGTTTTTCCCGTATGAGGGCGACAAGTCGTTTGCCGCACTGCAAACGCCGGCCGAAGTAGCCGCATTTTTTGCCGCTACCTTCCCCGACGCCGTGCCGCTGATGCCGCAGCTTACCAACGAGTTCTTCGACCACCCCACGGGTTCGCTCGTTACCATTCGCTGCTTTCCGTGGGCCTACCACGATACGGTGCTTTTGCTGGGCGACGCGGCGCACGCCATTGTGCCGTTTTACGGCCAGGGGATGAATGCCGGCTTTGAAGACTGCACGGTGCTCAACCAGCTGCTGGAGCAGTATGGCGAGGCCAACTGGGGCCAGGTAATGGCTGCCTTTGAGCACCAGCGCAAGCCCAATACCGACGCCATGGCCGACCTGGCCCTCTACAACTTTGTGGAAATGCGCGACCGGGTGGCCGACCCACGCTTTCTGCTGCAAAAGCGCATCGAGAGCAAAATAGCCGCCCAATATCCGGGCCAGTGGGTGCCGCTCTACTCGCGGGTCACGTTCTCGCCCGATACGTCGTATGCCGAAGCCTGGGCCGCCGGCCAGCGCCAGGAGGCCATCATGGCTCAGCTCATGCCGCACATTCAGGCCGAAGCCGATTATGAGAAGCCGGAAGTGCAGGAGCTGGTAAAGCAGGAGCTCAGTAAAAAATAA
- a CDS encoding mechanosensitive ion channel family protein, translated as MAIPDFLRREILGNQLFDYLIAAVIMLLGAALNRLLSRLLSKALFRLTKRYTAGVSEAELHNLLIQPLGALLFLVAFYLAFSVLRYPMPLAPVPGVEPWPKVALLGLFHLGVIATVVWVIMRLVDFALLVVQRRAELMATTGSRRLDSQFLPFAKDLLKVFIVVIGLLVALGQVFAVNVTALIGGLGIGGLAVAFAAKESLENLLASFTIFIDQPFGVGDLVTAGSVSGTVEKIGFRSTRLRTAEKSYLTVPNKSMIDKPLDNLSLRTARRVGFTLYFDQKTTSDQLQAIIREAVAAIAAHALVTQDVQMKFSAISPAGKEVTVQYFVETTSYDEYLDVKESLNYRLLEAVEHQGGSFAVAAPAAPAASV; from the coding sequence ATGGCGATACCTGACTTTTTGCGCCGGGAAATACTCGGCAATCAGCTGTTTGACTACCTGATAGCCGCAGTTATTATGCTGCTGGGAGCGGCGCTGAACCGACTGCTGTCGCGGCTGCTGAGCAAGGCGCTGTTTCGCCTCACCAAGCGCTACACGGCGGGGGTGTCGGAAGCCGAGCTGCACAACCTGCTGATTCAGCCGCTGGGAGCACTTTTATTCTTGGTAGCTTTTTACCTGGCTTTCAGCGTGCTGCGCTATCCTATGCCGCTGGCGCCGGTGCCGGGCGTCGAGCCCTGGCCTAAGGTGGCGCTGCTCGGGCTGTTTCATCTGGGCGTAATTGCTACCGTAGTGTGGGTGATTATGCGGCTGGTCGATTTTGCCTTGCTGGTAGTGCAGCGCCGGGCCGAATTGATGGCCACCACCGGCAGTCGGCGGCTCGACAGTCAGTTTCTGCCTTTTGCCAAAGACCTGCTCAAGGTTTTTATTGTGGTCATCGGCTTGCTCGTAGCGCTGGGGCAGGTATTTGCGGTGAATGTGACGGCCCTGATTGGCGGCCTTGGCATTGGCGGGCTGGCCGTAGCCTTCGCGGCCAAGGAAAGCCTCGAAAATCTGCTGGCTTCGTTTACCATCTTTATCGACCAGCCTTTTGGGGTAGGGGACCTGGTAACGGCGGGTAGTGTGAGCGGCACGGTAGAAAAAATCGGCTTTCGCAGCACGCGCCTGCGCACGGCCGAGAAAAGCTACCTCACGGTGCCCAATAAAAGCATGATTGACAAGCCGCTCGACAACCTGAGCCTGCGCACGGCCCGGCGGGTTGGCTTCACGCTGTATTTTGACCAGAAGACGACCAGCGACCAGCTGCAGGCCATTATTCGGGAGGCAGTGGCGGCCATCGCGGCGCACGCGCTGGTGACGCAGGATGTGCAGATGAAATTCAGTGCCATCTCGCCCGCTGGCAAGGAGGTAACCGTACAGTATTTTGTCGAAACCACAAGCTACGACGAGTACCTCGACGTGAAGGAGTCGCTCAACTACCGGCTGCTGGAAGCTGTCGAGCACCAGGGCGGTAGCTTTGCGGTGGCCGCTCCGGCTGCGCCGGCGGCCTCGGTTTAG
- a CDS encoding GAF domain-containing protein, with translation MSETLFLTPDLSKAARYAELHPQLNALTAAEADCTANLANTAAALRQAFGFFWVGFYIVKNEELVLGPFQGPIACTRIRKGRGVCGTSWAQARTILVPDVEAFPGHIACSSDSKSEIVVPILKNGQVVAVLDVDSDQLADFDEADQDGLEQLMQLASAWF, from the coding sequence ATGTCTGAAACGCTGTTCCTGACGCCGGACCTCTCCAAGGCCGCCCGCTACGCCGAGCTGCACCCGCAGCTGAACGCGCTCACCGCCGCTGAAGCCGACTGCACCGCCAATCTGGCCAACACGGCCGCCGCGCTGCGGCAGGCCTTTGGCTTTTTTTGGGTGGGTTTCTATATAGTAAAAAATGAAGAGTTGGTCCTCGGCCCGTTTCAGGGACCCATCGCCTGCACCCGCATCCGCAAGGGGCGCGGCGTGTGCGGTACCAGCTGGGCCCAGGCCCGCACCATACTGGTGCCCGATGTGGAGGCTTTTCCCGGTCATATTGCCTGTAGCTCCGACTCGAAGTCGGAAATAGTGGTGCCCATACTGAAAAACGGGCAGGTAGTAGCTGTGCTCGACGTGGACAGCGACCAACTGGCTGACTTTGATGAGGCTGACCAGGACGGTCTGGAGCAGCTGATGCAGCTGGCCAGCGCCTGGTTTTGA
- the rfbB gene encoding dTDP-glucose 4,6-dehydratase: MKILITGGAGFIGSHVVRLFVTKYPEYQILNLDALTYAGNLENLRDIENAANYKFVKGDIADQAFIDQLFANEEPDAVIHLAAESHVDRSITDPMAFVKTNVIGTVNLLNAAKNLWKPKGFEGHTFYHVSTDEVYGSLDFGPELFTEETSYDPRSPYSASKAASDHFVRAWYHTYGLPVKLSNCSNNYGPNHFPEKLIPLAIHRLRTGQKVPVYGKGENVRDWLFVKDHATAIDAVFHKGKLGDTYNIGGVNEWQNLKLIELLCDVVDEKTGQPQGTSRQLITFVTDRAGHDMRYAIDSSKIMHELGWKPSVTFEQGLSQTIDWYLANQEWLDSVTSGAYQEYNTKQYAGR; encoded by the coding sequence ATGAAAATTCTCATCACCGGCGGGGCCGGCTTCATCGGTTCGCACGTAGTGCGGCTGTTCGTTACCAAATATCCGGAATACCAGATACTTAATCTGGATGCGCTGACGTACGCCGGCAATCTGGAAAACCTGCGTGATATCGAGAACGCCGCCAACTATAAGTTTGTCAAGGGCGATATCGCCGACCAGGCATTTATCGACCAGCTCTTCGCCAACGAGGAGCCCGATGCCGTCATTCACCTTGCCGCCGAAAGCCACGTTGACCGCAGTATTACTGACCCGATGGCGTTTGTGAAAACCAACGTCATCGGCACGGTTAACCTGCTGAATGCGGCCAAAAACCTCTGGAAGCCCAAGGGGTTTGAGGGGCACACGTTTTACCACGTCAGCACCGACGAAGTATACGGCTCGCTTGACTTCGGCCCCGAGCTGTTTACGGAAGAGACGTCGTACGACCCGCGCTCGCCCTACTCAGCCTCCAAGGCCGCGTCCGACCACTTTGTGCGGGCCTGGTACCATACTTATGGCCTGCCCGTGAAGCTGAGCAACTGCTCGAATAACTACGGGCCCAACCACTTTCCCGAAAAGCTGATTCCGCTGGCTATTCACCGCCTGCGCACCGGCCAGAAAGTGCCCGTGTATGGTAAGGGTGAAAACGTGCGCGACTGGCTGTTTGTGAAAGACCATGCCACGGCTATCGACGCGGTATTTCACAAGGGAAAGCTGGGCGACACTTACAACATCGGGGGCGTAAACGAGTGGCAGAACCTTAAGCTCATCGAGCTGCTCTGCGACGTAGTAGATGAGAAAACCGGCCAGCCTCAGGGTACTTCGCGCCAGCTCATCACCTTCGTAACCGACCGCGCCGGCCACGATATGCGCTACGCCATCGACAGTAGCAAAATCATGCACGAGCTAGGCTGGAAGCCGAGCGTAACCTTTGAGCAGGGCCTGAGCCAGACCATTGACTGGTACCTCGCCAACCAGGAATGGCTGGATAGCGTGACCAGCGGCGCCTACCAGGAGTACAACACCAAACAGTACGCGGGCCGCTAA
- a CDS encoding isopenicillin N synthase family dioxygenase: protein MADNLPDHIPSLDLADFRSGDPTRKARFVQELGAAYQSIGFIALKNHGLNEEQTKELYHDVQQFFQLPDAQKQAYENPALAGQRGYISKGKEHAKGRNTGDLKEFYHVGQEVLDDTDPVKNDYPANIWPREVPRFEQSTMKAYRTLEAAGQDVLRAIALYLELPENYFDDKVKHGNSILRPIHYFPIEDPDAVPADAVRAAEHGDINLITLLMGASADGLQVKRRDGQWIPITALPDQIVVNVGDMLQRLTNGVLKSTIHRVVNPPREKMNTSRYSIPFFMHPRSEMSLAALAHCVTPDNPKKEADITAGEFLNERLIELGLKKK from the coding sequence ATGGCTGATAATCTGCCTGACCACATTCCATCGCTCGACCTAGCTGATTTCCGCTCGGGCGACCCCACTCGTAAAGCCCGATTTGTGCAGGAGCTGGGCGCTGCTTACCAAAGCATCGGCTTCATTGCCCTCAAAAACCACGGCCTCAACGAGGAACAGACCAAAGAGCTTTACCACGACGTGCAGCAGTTTTTTCAGCTGCCCGACGCGCAAAAGCAAGCGTATGAAAACCCGGCGCTGGCCGGCCAGCGGGGCTACATCAGCAAAGGCAAGGAGCACGCTAAAGGCCGCAATACCGGCGACCTGAAGGAGTTTTACCACGTTGGCCAGGAGGTGCTTGATGACACCGACCCGGTGAAAAACGACTACCCGGCCAATATCTGGCCCCGTGAGGTGCCCCGCTTTGAGCAGAGTACCATGAAGGCGTACCGTACGCTGGAGGCGGCCGGCCAGGATGTGCTGCGCGCCATCGCCCTCTACCTGGAGCTGCCCGAAAATTACTTTGACGACAAGGTGAAGCACGGCAACAGCATTCTGCGCCCCATTCACTACTTCCCCATCGAAGACCCCGACGCGGTGCCGGCCGATGCCGTACGCGCCGCCGAGCACGGCGACATCAACCTCATTACCCTGCTGATGGGGGCCAGCGCCGATGGCCTGCAAGTGAAGCGCCGCGATGGCCAGTGGATACCGATTACGGCCCTGCCCGACCAGATTGTGGTGAACGTGGGCGATATGCTGCAGCGCCTCACCAACGGCGTGCTCAAGAGCACTATTCACCGCGTAGTAAATCCGCCCCGCGAGAAAATGAATACCTCGCGCTACAGCATTCCCTTCTTCATGCACCCGCGCTCCGAAATGAGCCTGGCCGCCCTGGCGCACTGCGTAACGCCCGATAACCCCAAGAAGGAAGCCGACATCACGGCCGGCGAATTTTTGAATGAGCGTCTGATTGAGCTGGGATTGAAGAAAAAATAG